From Acidobacteriota bacterium:
AGCCATTACGACGAGGGTATGGCAGACGCGTAGCGGGACGGTGAAGATTCTGTGGCGGCCGGCGCTACCGGACCGCCGCGAGCTCTTCCTCGATGATCTGGACGAAGGCGTCGAAGGGCTGGGCCCCCGAGAGCATGCGGCCGTTGATGAAGAAGGCCGGAGTGCCGTCAGCGCCCAGGCGAGAGGCCTCCTCGATGTCGCGCTGGATGGCGGCGCGGTGACGGCCATCGGCGAGGCACGCCGTGAACGTGGCGAGATCGACGCCGACATCGCGCGCAATGGCGGTGAGCCGCTCGTCGGACACGTCGTTGCCCGAGGCGAACAGCCGCTCGCGGTACTCCCAGAACCGGCCCTGGTCGTTGGCGCACCGAGCGGCTTCGGCCGCACGCCGCGCGTTCGGGTGCAGCCCGTCGAGCGGCAGGTCCTTGAAGACGTGCCGCACGCGGTCGCCGTATCGCTCGAGGAGCCGCGTCAGCGTGGGCTGGACCTGGCGGCAGAACGGGCAGTGGAAGTCGGTGAACTCGACGAGCGTGACCTGGGCGTCGGCCGGCCCGCGCGAGGGGGCCCCCTCGGTCGACACGGACGCCCGCCGGACGGTCGGGCGAGGCAGGAGCAGCTCGACCGGCGTCGACTCGCGCAGCCGTTCGACGAGCGCGTTCCGCGCTGCCGCCTCCCGCTGGTCCTCGAGGTAGGCCCGGATCTGGTCCTTGATGTTGGCCTGGTCGGGCAGGCGCGCCTTGTTGGTCTCGTAGAAGGCGTCGACGTCGGCATCGCCGACCGGCGCCACCTTGCCCGCGATCTCGCGCTCGACGAGCTGGCTGGTGGCGATGCCCTGGCGGGCGGCCTCGCGTGCCAGCAATCGCTCCGCGACGAGGTTGTCGAGACGCTGACGCCGCCTCTCGTAGATCTGCTGCTCGAGCCGCGCGAGCGCGGCCCCGAGTGCCGCGTCGAGCTCGCCGGCCGTGATGACCTCGTCGCCGACCCTGGCTACGACGGTGCTGCCGTCGACGGGGGGTGGGGCCCCGGCAGACGACGACTGGGCGCCAGTCGTGACGAACATGACGGCCGCGGCGCCAACACCGAGCAGGGCGGCACCGAGCAGTGAGTACCGGGCGGTCGAGGACATGAGCCCTGCCATCTTTTCAGGAAGCCGACCCGCTGTCAAAGCTCGTGCGGTGGGCGACGTGTCGCGCCTGCGGCGGAGCGGCGCCAGACGAGAGCCACGCGACAGCAGGATTGGGGGTATCCTAGCGCCGCATGACGAAGAGGCTCTCGCCGTCCACCTCCGCGTCGCGTCGCTCGCGAGCATCCGGCGCTCGGCCAATCGGGCTGCGCGGGCAGCCGTGGCCGGGCCATCCCTATCCCCTCGGGGCCACGTTCGACGGGATCGGCACGAACTTCTCGCTGTTCTCGGAGGCCGCCACGCGCGTCGAGCTGTGCCTGTTCGACGACGGGGGTCACGAGACCCGGGTCGACCTGCCGGAGGTCATCACCTTCTGCTGGCACGGCTACCTGATGGGCGTCGGTCCGGGCCAGCGGTACGGCTTCCGCGTCCACGGGCCGTGGGCGCCGGAGCACGGTCTGTTGTGCAACCCGTCGAAGCTGCTGCTCGACCCGTATGCGAAGGCCATCGACGGCGAGATCGACTGGCACGAGTCGCTCTTCGGCTACCACCTGCGCCGCCCCTCGGCGCGCAACGATCTCGACAGTGCCCGGCACATGCCGAAAGCCGTCGTCACCGTGCCGTACTTCGACTGGGGGCACGACCGCCCGCCGCGCCGGCCGCTGCACGAGACGGTGATCTACGAGACCCACGTCAGGGGGTTCACCTTCCAGCACCCCGACATTCCCGCGCACCTGCGCGGCACGTACCTGGCGCTCGCGCATCCCGCAGTCCTCAGGTACCTGAAGGCGCTCGGCGTCACCGCCGTCGAGCTGATGCCCGTGCACCAGTTCGTGCACGATCACCACCTCGTCGAGCGGGGCCTCCGCAACTACTGGGGCTACAACTCGATCGGCTTCTTCGCGCCGCACGGCGCGTATGCCGTCGACGGCCACGCCGGACACCAGGTGCAGGAATTCAAGGCGATGGTGAAGCGCCTGCACGAGGAGGGCATCGAGGTCATCCTCGACGTGGTCTACAACCACACCGCCGAGGGCAACCACCTCGGCCCGGTGCTCTCGTTCAAGGGCATCGACAACCGCGCGTACTACCGGCTCGTGCCCGACGACCCCCGCCACTACATGGACTACACGGGCACGGGGAACACGCTGAACATGCGGCACCCGCACGTGCTGCAGCTGCTGATGGACTCGTTGCGCTACTGGGTCGCCGAGATGCACGTCGACGGGTTCCGGTTCGATCTCGCGGCGGCGCTGGCGCGCGAGCTGCACGCGGTCGACCGGCTGTCGGCCTTCTTCGACCTGATCCAGCAGGACCCCATCGTCAGCCAGGTCAAGCTGATCGCCGAGCCGTGGGACGTCGGCGAGGGCGGCTACCAGGTGGGCAACTTCCCCTCGCTGTGGCTCGAGTGGAACGGCAAGTACCGCGACTCGGTGCGCGACTTCTGGCGCAGCGAGCCCCAGTCGCTCGGCCAGTTCGCCTATCGTCTCACGGGCTCGTCCGACCTGTACAGCCACAACGGCCGCCGACCGTACGCGAGCATCAACTTCGTCACCGCGCACGACGGCTTCACACTCCGCGATCTCGTGTCGTACAACGACAAGCACAACGAGGCCAACGGGGAGGAGAACCGCGACGGCGAGGCGCACAACCGCTCGTGGAACTGTGGCGTGGAAGGGCCGACCGACGACGCGGCCGTGCTCGCGCTGCGTGCGACGCAGCAGCGCAACTTCCTGGCGACGCTGCTCCTCTCGCAGGGCGTGCCCATGCTGCTCGCGGGCGACGAGCTCGGACGGACCCAGGGCGGCAACAACAACGCCTACTGCCAGGACAACGAGACGTCGTGGGTCGACTGGGCGAACCTCGACGAGGACCTGCTCGCGTTCGCCCAGCAGGTCATCGCGTTCAGGCGCGACCACCCGGTGTTCAGGCGGCGCCGCTTCTTCCACGGGCGTCCGCTGCACGGCACGGGCGTCAAGGACATCGGCTGGTTCTCGCCCGACGGGACCGAGATGACCGACGACGACTGGACCTCGACGTCGATCAACTCGCTCATGGTCTTCCTCAACGGCGACGCCATTCCGAGTCCCGGTCCGATGGGCGAGCGCATCGTCGACGACAGCTTCCTGCTGCTTTTCAACGCCCACCATGGACCCGTGTCCTTCAGGCTGCCGCCGCCCGAGTGGGGCGCCGCCTGGGCGGTCGTGCTCGACACGCGCGCCGGCACGGTCGGGCCGAACGGGCACGAGGTCCCGAGCGATGGTGTCCTCGAAACCGCGCCGCGTACCCTCGTCGTGCTGATGAGGCAATAGGGACGACCCCGTGCGGTATGCTGGGATCGGGTGATTCCTGGTGCCCGCAGCCGTCATGCCTCAGCTCCTCATCCGGTTCCTCGGCCGCGTGTCGTCGCGCCTCGCGCGGCTCGCCGCCGGCCGTCCGGTCCTCGTGGCGGCCGGCGTGACGGCTCTCGCGCTCCCGGCCTGGAGCGTCGCCCTCTTCCTCGCCTGGCTCACCTGGGACATCGCCTGGACGCTGCCCGGCCGCGACGACCTGCAGGGCGTGGCGAAGATGGCGCAGGCGACGACCATCTACGACGCCGACGACCAGCCCATCTTCACCATCTTCAAGGAACAGCGCATCGAGGTGCCGATCGATCGCGTCTCGCCGCGCCTCATCGAGGCGGTCGTGGCCATCGAGGATCAGCGGTTCTTCGATCACCGTGGCGTCGACCTCGTGCGGGTGGCCGCGGCCGCGCTCGCCAACCTGCGCGAGCGGCGGGCCGCCCAGGGCGGGAGCACCATCACGCAGCAGCTCGCGCGACAGAGCTTCCTCACCCCCGACAAGACGATCCGGCGGAAGCTGAAGGAGATCCTGGTCGCCTCACAGCTCGAGCACTCGTTCTCGAAGGACGAGATTCTCGAGATGTACCTGAACAAGGTGTACTTCGGCGACGGCTTCTACGGTGTCGAAGCGGCCTCGCTCGGGTACTTCGACAAGCACGCGGCGGAGCTCGACGTCGCCGAGGCGGCGCTGCTCGCCGGGCTCATCCAGTCGCCCTCGGCGTATGCGCCCACCGGCAACCGCGCCCGGGCCCTCGCACGGCGGCGCGTCGTGCTCAACGCCATGCACGAGATGGGCGCGATCGACCGCGAGACGCTCGAGCGCGCGCGGGAGGTCGAGCCGGTGCTGCGCAGCCGCTTCCGGCCCGACGAGCCGTTCGGCCTCTACGCGAAGGAGCAGATCCGCCGCGATCTCGTCGAGCGCTTCGGGTGGGAGCGGGTATCGCAAGGTGGCCTCCGCGTGTACTCGACCATCGACGCCGGCCTCCAACAGCAGGTCGAGCGCGCCGTCGAAGCCGCCCTCGTGCGGATCGAGTCGCGGCCGGCGTTCCGGCACCCTTCGCGTGTGGCCGTCGCGCAACCCGCGGACGACCAGGCCCCCGACTACCTGCAGGCCGCCGTCGTCGTCCTCGACGCCGCGACCGGTCACGTGCGGGCGATGGTCGGCGGCCGCGATTTTCGCGAGAGCCGGTTCAACCGCGCGGTGCAGGCGCGGCGCCAGCCCGGCTCGGCATTCAAGCCGTTCGTCTTCGCCGCCGCCATCGAGTCGCGGCGCTTCACGCCGGCCTCGCTCGTCACCGGGCTCGACGAGGCCCTGCTCACCGGCGACGGCGAGTGGATGCCCGAGGACGAGCACCTCACGACCACGGAGATGACGCTGCGGACGGCGCTCCGCACCTCGAGCAACCGCGCCGCCGTGCGCCTGCTGCAGCAGGTCGGCATCACCGAGGCCGTGCGGCAGGCCGACGGCTTCGCCGTCGGACCCGTGCCCGCCGTGCCGTCGCTGGCGCTTGGCGCGGGCGAGGTCACGCTGCAGTCGCTGACCACGGCCTTCGCGGCTTTCGCCAACGGCGGACTGGTCAACCGCCCGGTGCTCGTGCGGCGCGTCGAAGATGCCGACGGCGCGCTCCTCGCGAGCGCCGACGAGGCGCCGCAGCGGGCCGTCTCGGCGCAGACGGCGTTTCTCGTCGCGAACATGCTCGCCGACGTCGTCAACGCGGGGACGGGCTACCGCGCCCGGCAGAGTGGGTTCACCCTGCCCGCCGCCGGCAAGACCGGCACGACCAACGACTACAAGGACGCCTGGTTCGTCGGCTTCACGCCCCGCGTGGTCGCGGGCGTCTGGATCGGGTTCGACCAGCCGCGGACGATCCTGCCTGGCGGCTACGCCGGCGACCTCGCGGTGCCGCTGTGGGCGGCGATCATGCGCGCGGCCACCGCCGGAGACCCCGCCACGTGGGTCGAGCGTCCCGAAGGGGTCGTCGCCGCCCAGGTGTGCCGCCTGTCGGGCAAGCTGCCGGCCGCCGGATGCGGGGAGGTGGAGGTGGTGTCCGACACGGGCGAGGTGAACCTCCGGTCGATGATCTACACCGAGTACTTCCTCCGCGGCACCGTGCCCGACGAGACGTGCGCCCTCCACACGCGGCGGTCGTTCTGGGAGCGACTGGCCGGGGTGTTCAAGGGGCAGGACACGCCGGCCCCTGTGAGGGCGAGTGACGTCGGCGTACCGATTGTCGGCCCGCCGCTCTCACCGCCGGAGGCCCCCCCGCCCGCTCGCGTCGAGGCCGCCGAGGCTGCGGTCGAACCCGAGGCGCCGCCAGCGAAGAAACGCGGCTTCTGGGGGCGCCTGTTCGGCCGGCGCGGCAAACCCGACGACGCCGGCAGGCCCTCCGGGGCGACGGCCCCGCCGCCGACGCCGACGCCCCGCCCCCGGCCGCAGTGAACCTGCGCCCGGTTGCACCACGTGGCCCATCGTCTGGGTCCTCCCGCACCCCGTCCGGCCCCCGTGATACGATCTCGTGACACGTCGGGCCATGCGGTTTCGCGATTTGATCGGGCACGAGCCCCTCGTTCGTTTGCTGGCGCGCGCGGTCGGTCGGGGCACGCTCCCCCCGAGCCTGATCTTCGCGGGACCTGAGGGGGTGGGCAAGCGCACGGCCGCACTGGCGCTTGCGCACGTGCTCAACTGCGAGACACCCCTGGCCCCCGGCGGGGCCGAGGCTGACGGGCTGGCGACCGACGCCTGTGGCGCCTGTGCGACTTGCCGGCGAATCGGACGCTACATCGAGGCGTCGAGCCATGGCCGGGAGTTCGCGCTCGACTGCCTCGTCTGGGTGCAACCCGACGAGAAGCAGTCGATCAAGATCGAGGCCGTGCGCGACGTGATCCGGCGGGTGGGGTTCAGGCCGTTCGACGGGCGCCGGCGCGTGGTGGTCATCGATGAGGCCGACACGCTCGAGGTGCCCGCGCAGCAGGCGCTGCTCAAGAGCCTCGAGGAGCCACCGGCGGCCACCGTCTTCGTGCTGGTGACGGCGCGACCCGATGCGCTGCTCGCCACCATCCGGTCGCGCTGTCGCAGGTTGCGGTTCGGCCCGCTCCCGGCCGATACCGTGGCGAGGGCCCTCGTCGAGCGGTTCGGGTCTGCCTCCGAGGACGCGTCGGCCGCGGCAAGCGTGTCGGGTGGGAGCCTCGGGCGGGCGCTGGTGCGGGGCTCGGCCGAGGCCGCGGGCATCAGGGCCGTCGCGACGGAATTCGTCGACCGCGTCGTGCAGGCTGGTGACGACGTCACCGAACGCCTTCGCGCGGCGCAGACGCTTCTCTCACGGGAAGGTGAAGCTCGGAAGGGCTCCCTCTCGCGTGTGCAGATAGGCGAGCGCCTCGAGGCCCTCGCCTCGCTCGCACGAGACCTCGGTCTCGTGGCAACCAGCGCGGACCCCCGGTGGCTCGCCAACGCCGATCTCGCCGAGTGGACGGCCACCGTCGCGACGGTCATGGGCAGCCAACGGGCGCACCGCGCGTTTTCGACCGTCGATCGGGCCGGGGTCGCCCTGGGCCGGAACGTGGGGTTCAAGAACCTCGCCGACTGGCTCGCCTGTCATCTCTGACCTCCGCCCGGTCGGTCGGCGACATAGATGTCGGCCATGCCTGACGGAGTCCGTCCGTTCATCGGTGTCAAGTTCACGCCGATGGGCCGTGTGCAGACCTTCCTGCTGCCGGAGTTCGCGCTCGACGATCCGCCCCGGCCGGGCGAGGCCGTCGTCGTGCAGACGGGCCTCGGTCCCGGGGTCGGCACGGTCGCCCGCGTCCCGCCGGTCGTCTCGGACCGGCGCCAGCCGCCCGCCGATTCGCCACAGGTGTTCGTGCGGCGCGCCACGCGCGACGACGTCACGGCGCGGCTGCGGCAGCAGCAGCGCGAGCGCTCGGCCTTCCAGTTCTGCCTGTTGAAGATCCGCGAGCGCCAGTTGCCGATGAAGCTGACCCGCGTCGAGCAGGCGGGCGACGGCTCGCGCCTCGTGTTCTACTTCACCGCGGACGGCCGGGTCGACTTCAGGGAGCTCGTCAGGGACGTCGCGGCGGAGTTCCGGACGCGCATCGAGATGCGACAGGTCGGTGTGCGTGATGAGGCCCGGATGCTCGGGGGCTACGGCTCGTGCGGGCGCCCGCTCTGCTGCACGACCTGGCTCCAGAGCTTCGAGCCCGTCTCGATCAAGATGGCGAAGCAGCAGCGCCTCAGCCTCAACCCGTCCAAACTGTCGGGCCTGTGCGGCCGGCTGAAGTGCTGCCTGCGTTACGAACTGCCGAATGCGAAGGGCGAGACCCACGCGGGTTGTGCCCACGAAGGCGGCTGTGCCGACGGCGGCGGCTGCCAGGGCGGCGGCGCGTGCGGGGACGGCGGCTGCGGGAGCTGCGCGAGATGACGGCCACGCTGCCGATCGTCGGCATCACCGTCGGGGATCCCGCCGGAATCGGGCCTGAAGTGGCCGTCCGCGCGGCCGCCGATGCGCGCGTCCGTGCGGCCTGCACGCCGAAGCTCTTCGGGCCGGCGGACGAGGCAGGGCTGGCGCCATTCGTCCCGGGCGTGCTGTCGGCCGCCGCCGGGCGCGCCGCCTACGACGCCGTTGTCGAGGCGGTCCACCAAGCGCGGGCCGGACACATCGACGCCGTCGCGACGGCCCCCATCAACAAGGAGGCCTTCGCGCTCGCGGGGCTCCCGTGGCGCGGCCACACGGAGCTGCTCGCGTCGTTGTGCGGTGTCGACGACGTGGCCATGCTGTTCTGGTCCGAGGCGCTGCGGGTCGTGCTCGCCACCGTGCACGTGCCGCTTGCCGAGGTACCGCGCGCGTTGACGGCCGACCGCCTCGAGCGGACGCTCACACTGGTCGCGCGCGAGCTGCCCGACTTCGGTGTGGCGCGTCCCCGGATCGCCGTGGCGGGACTCAACCCCCACGCCGGCGAGCACGGTCTGATGGGCCGCGAAGACGACGAGGTGATCGCGCCGGTCGTCGTCGCCGCACGCGGGCGGGGCCTCGACGTGACCGGACCGATTCCCGCCGACACCGTCTTCCTGAGGGCGGTGCGCGGGGAGTTCGACCTCGTCGTGGCCTGCTACCACGACCAGGGTCTCGTGCCGGTGAAGCTCGTGGCCTTCGGCGAGGCCGTGAACGTGACGCTGGGCCTGCCGATCGTTCGCACGTCGGTCGACCACGGCACCGCGTTCGACATCGCCGGCAAGGGGCGAGCCGACGCGTCGAGCCTGGTTGCCGCCGTCCTGCTCGCGGCGCGGCTCGCCGTGAGCCGTCGCGCGCGACGGGGCGCGTGAGCCGCCACGATGGCCGAGCGCCCGCCACGCCCGTCGGATCGCCTGCTCGCCGAGAACCGCAAGGCCTCGCACGACTATCACTTCCTCGACACCATCGAGGCGGGGGTCGTGCTGCTCGGCACAGAGGTGAAGGCCATCCGCGAAGGCCGGGTGAACCTGCGCGACAGCTACGGGCGGGTCGAAGACGGCGAGGTGTTCGTCTACAACATCCACATCAGCCCGTACAGCCACCGCGGGTACACCGAGCACGAGGCGCTGCGGAAGCGCAAGCTGCTCATGCGCCGGTCCGAGATCCGGAAGCTGATCGGGAAGACCGTCGAGAAGGGCATCACGCTCGTGCCCGTGCGGATGTACCTGAAGAACGGCCGGGTGAAGATCGCCATCAGCCTGGCCAAGGGCAAGAAGTCGCACGACAAGCGCGAGACGGAGAGGAAGAGGGAAGCCGACCGCGAGACGCGCGCGGCGATCAAGGAGCGGGTGCGCCCGCGCTGACGCGCGCGAGCCCTATCGCAGCTTGACCGCCGTTTCGTTCGTGCCGCCGCCCCAGAACAGCGTCGGCGAGCTCCAGTACATGGCCCGCTCGACGACAATCGGCACCCCGTCGAGCGACTCGACGAGCACGCCGAACTTCTCGCCCGACTCGAGGCCGGGGAAGATGTCGGCGCCGTAAGTACGTCGGCGATTCGCCGGCACCGCCTGTGGCACGTCGACGACGATGGGCGGGCGTCCGCCGGCGCGGAGCGCGGTGAGGCGGATGCGTGCGTTCAGGCTGCTCGGGTTCGCCACGAGGATGTACGTCGCGTAGCCCTTGAGGCCGCCGTGCTCGCCCTCGGCCAGCGCCCAGGCGGTACCAGTGGACGAGATGCCGGCACTCGCGTGCGCCTCGTACCAGTTGCCGTAGCCCTGCGGCCAGTACATCGCCCGCTCGACGATGATCGGCTGCGGAGCCGTGATGGAGGCCGAGACCTCCGTCGAGGCCAGGCGGCCCTGCGCATCGGCGCCGTTCACCCAGATCGTCTCGCGGCTCTTCGCCGGCACGGTGATCGAGCGCGTGATCTCGCGGTCTGGCGTCAGGTACCGGACCGTTGCCGTCGTGCTCGTCGACCCCGGGTTGCCGATGAGCAGATACATGTCGAAGAACGGCCCGGTCGCGCCCTCGGCGACGAACCAGCTGGTCGACGGCGTCGGGATGCCGGCGGCGCCGTGGCCGACGAGGAAGAACTGGCCGTGGCGGGTCATGTACATCGCGCGCTCGACCGAGATCGGGATGTTGCTCGTCACCACCGTCGAGAACGACCGGCCGTTGAGGGGCCGGCCCACGCAGGGCTGGGTCTCGTTCGACTGCTCGCACACGAGGTTCGCCAGGATGTTCATGCGCGACTGGGCCGGCACCGTGTAGGTCTTCACGATCGGCGGTTCCGGCGCGGCCGACTGGAGCAGGAACTCGACGGTCACCGTGGCTGGCGTCAGGTTCGCGTTGGCGAAGAGGATGTAGGTCTCGAAGTCGCCGGTCGCGCCCTCCGCGAGGTACCACCTGGTCTCGGCCTTCTGGATGCCCTTGCCGGTGTGGCCGCCGTAGAGGCCGCTGCCCCAGGCCATGGTGCGCTCGACGACCACGCCGCCGGTGAGCGCCGTGACGACGGCTGACACCGCCGTGTCGGCCAGGCCGGCGACGGCGTTCACCTCGACGGTGGTGCG
This genomic window contains:
- the pdxA gene encoding 4-hydroxythreonine-4-phosphate dehydrogenase PdxA codes for the protein MTATLPIVGITVGDPAGIGPEVAVRAAADARVRAACTPKLFGPADEAGLAPFVPGVLSAAAGRAAYDAVVEAVHQARAGHIDAVATAPINKEAFALAGLPWRGHTELLASLCGVDDVAMLFWSEALRVVLATVHVPLAEVPRALTADRLERTLTLVARELPDFGVARPRIAVAGLNPHAGEHGLMGREDDEVIAPVVVAARGRGLDVTGPIPADTVFLRAVRGEFDLVVACYHDQGLVPVKLVAFGEAVNVTLGLPIVRTSVDHGTAFDIAGKGRADASSLVAAVLLAARLAVSRRARRGA
- a CDS encoding stage 0 sporulation family protein is translated as MLPEFALDDPPRPGEAVVVQTGLGPGVGTVARVPPVVSDRRQPPADSPQVFVRRATRDDVTARLRQQQRERSAFQFCLLKIRERQLPMKLTRVEQAGDGSRLVFYFTADGRVDFRELVRDVAAEFRTRIEMRQVGVRDEARMLGGYGSCGRPLCCTTWLQSFEPVSIKMAKQQRLSLNPSKLSGLCGRLKCCLRYELPNAKGETHAGCAHEGGCADGGGCQGGGACGDGGCGSCAR
- the glgX gene encoding glycogen debranching protein GlgX codes for the protein MTKRLSPSTSASRRSRASGARPIGLRGQPWPGHPYPLGATFDGIGTNFSLFSEAATRVELCLFDDGGHETRVDLPEVITFCWHGYLMGVGPGQRYGFRVHGPWAPEHGLLCNPSKLLLDPYAKAIDGEIDWHESLFGYHLRRPSARNDLDSARHMPKAVVTVPYFDWGHDRPPRRPLHETVIYETHVRGFTFQHPDIPAHLRGTYLALAHPAVLRYLKALGVTAVELMPVHQFVHDHHLVERGLRNYWGYNSIGFFAPHGAYAVDGHAGHQVQEFKAMVKRLHEEGIEVILDVVYNHTAEGNHLGPVLSFKGIDNRAYYRLVPDDPRHYMDYTGTGNTLNMRHPHVLQLLMDSLRYWVAEMHVDGFRFDLAAALARELHAVDRLSAFFDLIQQDPIVSQVKLIAEPWDVGEGGYQVGNFPSLWLEWNGKYRDSVRDFWRSEPQSLGQFAYRLTGSSDLYSHNGRRPYASINFVTAHDGFTLRDLVSYNDKHNEANGEENRDGEAHNRSWNCGVEGPTDDAAVLALRATQQRNFLATLLLSQGVPMLLAGDELGRTQGGNNNAYCQDNETSWVDWANLDEDLLAFAQQVIAFRRDHPVFRRRRFFHGRPLHGTGVKDIGWFSPDGTEMTDDDWTSTSINSLMVFLNGDAIPSPGPMGERIVDDSFLLLFNAHHGPVSFRLPPPEWGAAWAVVLDTRAGTVGPNGHEVPSDGVLETAPRTLVVLMRQ
- a CDS encoding PBP1A family penicillin-binding protein translates to MPQLLIRFLGRVSSRLARLAAGRPVLVAAGVTALALPAWSVALFLAWLTWDIAWTLPGRDDLQGVAKMAQATTIYDADDQPIFTIFKEQRIEVPIDRVSPRLIEAVVAIEDQRFFDHRGVDLVRVAAAALANLRERRAAQGGSTITQQLARQSFLTPDKTIRRKLKEILVASQLEHSFSKDEILEMYLNKVYFGDGFYGVEAASLGYFDKHAAELDVAEAALLAGLIQSPSAYAPTGNRARALARRRVVLNAMHEMGAIDRETLERAREVEPVLRSRFRPDEPFGLYAKEQIRRDLVERFGWERVSQGGLRVYSTIDAGLQQQVERAVEAALVRIESRPAFRHPSRVAVAQPADDQAPDYLQAAVVVLDAATGHVRAMVGGRDFRESRFNRAVQARRQPGSAFKPFVFAAAIESRRFTPASLVTGLDEALLTGDGEWMPEDEHLTTTEMTLRTALRTSSNRAAVRLLQQVGITEAVRQADGFAVGPVPAVPSLALGAGEVTLQSLTTAFAAFANGGLVNRPVLVRRVEDADGALLASADEAPQRAVSAQTAFLVANMLADVVNAGTGYRARQSGFTLPAAGKTGTTNDYKDAWFVGFTPRVVAGVWIGFDQPRTILPGGYAGDLAVPLWAAIMRAATAGDPATWVERPEGVVAAQVCRLSGKLPAAGCGEVEVVSDTGEVNLRSMIYTEYFLRGTVPDETCALHTRRSFWERLAGVFKGQDTPAPVRASDVGVPIVGPPLSPPEAPPPARVEAAEAAVEPEAPPAKKRGFWGRLFGRRGKPDDAGRPSGATAPPPTPTPRPRPQ
- a CDS encoding AAA family ATPase, with the translated sequence MTRRAMRFRDLIGHEPLVRLLARAVGRGTLPPSLIFAGPEGVGKRTAALALAHVLNCETPLAPGGAEADGLATDACGACATCRRIGRYIEASSHGREFALDCLVWVQPDEKQSIKIEAVRDVIRRVGFRPFDGRRRVVVIDEADTLEVPAQQALLKSLEEPPAATVFVLVTARPDALLATIRSRCRRLRFGPLPADTVARALVERFGSASEDASAAASVSGGSLGRALVRGSAEAAGIRAVATEFVDRVVQAGDDVTERLRAAQTLLSREGEARKGSLSRVQIGERLEALASLARDLGLVATSADPRWLANADLAEWTATVATVMGSQRAHRAFSTVDRAGVALGRNVGFKNLADWLACHL
- the smpB gene encoding SsrA-binding protein SmpB, yielding MAERPPRPSDRLLAENRKASHDYHFLDTIEAGVVLLGTEVKAIREGRVNLRDSYGRVEDGEVFVYNIHISPYSHRGYTEHEALRKRKLLMRRSEIRKLIGKTVEKGITLVPVRMYLKNGRVKIAISLAKGKKSHDKRETERKREADRETRAAIKERVRPR
- a CDS encoding thioredoxin domain-containing protein, which translates into the protein MSSTARYSLLGAALLGVGAAAVMFVTTGAQSSSAGAPPPVDGSTVVARVGDEVITAGELDAALGAALARLEQQIYERRRQRLDNLVAERLLAREAARQGIATSQLVEREIAGKVAPVGDADVDAFYETNKARLPDQANIKDQIRAYLEDQREAAARNALVERLRESTPVELLLPRPTVRRASVSTEGAPSRGPADAQVTLVEFTDFHCPFCRQVQPTLTRLLERYGDRVRHVFKDLPLDGLHPNARRAAEAARCANDQGRFWEYRERLFASGNDVSDERLTAIARDVGVDLATFTACLADGRHRAAIQRDIEEASRLGADGTPAFFINGRMLSGAQPFDAFVQIIEEELAAVR